From a region of the Impatiens glandulifera chromosome 4, dImpGla2.1, whole genome shotgun sequence genome:
- the LOC124935217 gene encoding oleosin L-like yields MRRYSLLAQEPTMNEPSSGKQILKVVASIVAGGSFLLISAFIMIGTILAITLATPLAVIFSPVLVPATITAFLIIAGFLGSGGFGIAALTVLTWIYRYITGKHPLGSKQLEYARMRLAGKAHEIKGRAEQFRQEQVTGTQ; encoded by the coding sequence ATGAGGCGGTATAGTTTGCTGGCTCAAGAGCCGACCATGAACGAGCCAAGTTCCGGCAAGCAGATTTTGAAGGTCGTCGCATCCATTGTCGCCGGCGGATCCTTTCTTCTCATCTCTGCCTTCATTATGATCGGGACCATCTTAGCCATTACCTTGGCCACTCCACTGGCTGTCATATTCAGCCCTGTTCTGGTTCCAGCCACGATCACTGCTTTCTTGATCATAGCGGGATTTTTGGGATCCGGCGGTTTCGGGATAGCGGCTCTGACAGTGCTAACATGGATCTATAGATATATAACTGGAAAACATCCACTAGGTTCGAAACAACTAGAGTATGCTAGAATGAGGCTGGCTGGTAAGGCACATGAGATCAAGGGTCGGGCGGAGCAGTTCCGGCAGGAACAAGTTACCGGAACTCAGTAG